The Anopheles coluzzii chromosome 2, AcolN3, whole genome shotgun sequence genome window below encodes:
- the LOC120950193 gene encoding uncharacterized protein LOC120950193 isoform X4, producing the protein MMAGYRHLPPHHQARPGMYHPLAGHGMLYPPQPAHGGPTMNSLQQQQQQQQQQQQQHQQQQPGAQMSSHSHHPQQQQQGGGSAAGHHQPPIPPPLPPMHTMHPQQSQAHHPAAAHAHPPHPHHMLTRHYLGMHAGHPRLHGLNMTSSMPLNANGEPIKLPDNLESLPRADHFPTQRHRWNTNEEIAAILISFDKHSEWQSKEVKTRPKSGSMLLYSRKKVRYRRDGYCWKKRKDGKTTREDHMKLKVQGTECIYGCYVHSAILPTFHRRCYWLLQNPDIVLVHYLNVPYPDDNKMAVITPNLALWGDKKEWTKEELVSQLKPMFFPTVFSEDEPDTANEIEISTAETVEAIVSQLMEKQRMARQTALVKQLECGCPDANCADGKSCSHPMRRISAAKSVQELGKRSDGHAGGGGGTAPNVLIGSRMYPRWLDNRRMATGRVEQQQQQQQQSQHPSSHTILDPNGARAITPKTLDTSIHFQVIPTSVQNSIRPGGNQNASALGTLSISNGSSQLTSVSGHITNGIVGSQANHLGGHRSAMIITSNQHQQQQQQQQQQQHHQQQHQHHQHPQQHPNVHGHPHHGHPHAQQQHTLTMNGNSNSSNSSSNGSNSNNSTSNNNTNNSNTSVSTSVGSNQLATLGHSSQVTASNGTDRPNATNGVPATARDANINLNGSNENHISMIGSTGQGSNRASNGGGGGGDSNATNGTLSNSGGSNGGQSQGTTVHHNRISVNGNGATSTPPLVLSLGQNLGGPGSLLILNQGNQQQSYVCQQAQHQKANDGKDHDGSIKTESSAGSVAKQEMMDASSSPVPSLSHHQQRQPSQQSNSSPSSATGGSSDKQSFDSLFGYQDQTPMASPVQSMESSSGGGGAGGSGGAPTTHHHDNLPFFNETLDLSQEDIQKTLSANMPLGGHVAGHDTAPTDDAMNGEINPMDFIENCGDNHGTVDDDVFVNLDAFDMLVEFPELELDAKSEFLRSDDGTDDTAGGAGDLAGDSGSELGQYKHQVQSASQQQQSSQPLPNASTITDFSPEWAYPEGGIKVLVTGPWSASSAYTVLFDSFPVPTTLVQDGVLRCYCPAHEVGIVTLQVACDGFVISNAVNFEYKSPPKFETKCEGNGNDMLYKFNLLNRLESIDEKLQIKVEPGELPEDTLLFKQNNFEDRLVNYCETLTAKMWRSVTPGPFIDKHQGMTLLHLAAALGYAKLVRTMLTWKAENSNVILEAEIDALSQDKDGYTPLTLACARGHTETAIILYKWNQNALNVRNNAQKGPVEVARDYGHGELARELERQEKERLSQQQRTPTSASIPTLASITSSTTASSGTHSSASSASPNALPTSCSNHSSSASSPSASPAQASQDLLSNLNESNSSSSNGSNTSSNSSTADCKAPDGNNNLQSGGMSSDLHSLTNDASGTMHNFLNLNQIFSYGEGLHGANSDSCSNDNFGLVAAFNPSLSPTGLSPYSEMKGSCSSTGSQGGGGLHYGLENTNSNPMLSNALSPNSDSNRSHDGVFLRPGAVYSSQSPPGARLSKRSSIDSGINMDNRSVALSRTGKAFREAQRTNRMDRSMSLPLASGGGGGGGGQPSGKNQPGTPSSTAGGDRETDSFSLSLSERTTESPSQVSSNVSLLSPLRKMDFALCEVSATETSPMCEDADSLQEDDCHHQLPDSMDMGPGTSGNGAGAVTNAVGDSDAKVLTLAEQIIAAMPERIKNESEETMYLGSPLPDSLNEDTAGMGILNDTFMEPLLDSLPSSQFDQEFNFEFSDHNYRYHDVGTPCSSLSPASSGPLQSPASYSIPQDHPVGSPSPPPTTQDFTEFLQSSNATVRPFEADFSNLKLNDREQRELYEAAKCIQKAYRSYKGRKSRMEEQDKERTAAVVIQNYYRRYKQYAYYRQMTQAALVIQNGYRSYCENKRFKKSQTAQQQQQPVTSSEEDKASAQCLETYYQNFRNEQKQQQSPQQQQQNNQPGGSGSKEPSPSGPLKRTYSQRTQNQAARKIQQFMRQSKNNTWDEQMTNLATERTSRKREAGPPTQGGVPPKLAVSRTARGSTTYQRSKVN; encoded by the exons ATGGTGAGCCGATCAAACTTCCGGACAATTTGGAGAGTTTACCCCGGGCAGACCATTTCCCAACCCAGCGACACCGGTGGAATACCAATGAG GAAATTGCGGCCATCCTAATCAGCTTCGATAAACATTCCGAGTGGCAGTCGAAGGAAGTTAAAACGAG ACCGAAAAGCGGCTCGATGCTGCTGTACTCGCGCAAAAAGGTGCGCTACCGGCGCGACGGCTACTGCTGGAAGAAGCGCAAGGACGGCAAAACGACGCGCGAAGACCACATGAAGCTGAAGGTGCAGGGTACGGAGTGCATCTACGGCTGCTACGTCCATTCGGCCATCCTGCCCACCTTTCATCGGCGCTGCTACTGGCTGCTCCAAAATCCGGACATTGTGCTGGTGCACTATCTGAACGTGCCGTACCCGGACGACAACAAGATGGCCGTGATCACGCCCAACCTCGCGCTGTGGGGCGACAAGAAGGAGTGGACCAAGGAGGAGTTGGTCAGTCAGCTGAAGCCAATGT TTTTCCCCACAGTTTTCAGCGAGGACGAACCGGACACGGCGAACGAGATCGAAATCTCGACCGCCGAAACGGTGGAAGCGATCGTGAGCCAGCTGATGGAGAAGCAACGCATGGCCCGCCAGACGGCGCTGGTGAAGCAACTCGAGTGTGGCTGCCCGGACGCAAACTGTGCCGACGGGAAGTCCTGCTCGCATCCGATGCGCCGTATCAGCGCGGCCAAGAGCGTCCAGGAGCTGGGCAAGCGGTCGGATGGGCAtgcgggcggtggtggtggtacggcACCGAACGTACTGATCGGTTCCAGG ATGTATCCCCGATGGTTGGATAATCGAAGGATGGCGACGGGACgggtcgagcagcagcagcagcagcagcagcaatcgcaaCACCCGTCCTCGCACACCATCCTCGACCCGAACGGGGCGCGTGCCATCACGCCCAAGACGCTCGACACGTCGATACACTTCCAAGTCATTCCTACCTCGGTGCAGAATTCAATTAGGCCCGGCGGCAATCAGAACGCTTCCGCCCTGGGGACGCTGAGCATCAGCAACGGTAGCTCACAATTAACAAGTGTCAGCGGTCACATTACAAACGGCATCGTCGGCTCGCAAGCCAATCATCTCGGTGGGCATCGGTCGGCCATGATTATCACAAGcaatcagcatcagcagcagcagcagcaacagcagcagcagcaacatcatcaacaacagcaccaacaTCACCAACATCCCCAGCAGCATCCCAATGTGCATGGGCATCCTCACCACGGGCATCCTCATGCCCAACAGCAACATACGCTTACGATGAACGGTAACAGTAATTCGTCCAACAGCAGTAGtaacggcagcaacagcaacaacagtacCAGTAATAataacaccaacaacagcaacaccagcgTAAGCACCAGTGTCGGTAGCAATCAATTAGCCACCCTCGGCCACTCGAGTCAAGTGACGGCGTCGAACGGCACCGACCGGCCGAACGCTACGAACGGCGTACCTGCGACTGCTCGCGATGCGAACATTAATCTTAACGGCAGCAACGAGAATCATATATCAATGATCGGTTCCACCGGTCAGGGCAGCAATCGTGCATCGaacggcggcggtggcggcggcgatTCGAACGCTACCAATGGCACGCTGTCGAATAGTGGAGGCAGCAACGGCGGCCAGAGCCAGGGTACGACGGTTCATCATAATCGAATCTCGGTCAATGGTAACGGTGCAACATCGACACCGCCGCTGGTGCTTAGCTTGGGGcag AACCTTGGAGGACCGGGCAGCTTGCTGATACTGAACCAAGGCAACCAGCAGCAGTCGTACGTTTGTCAGCAGGCGCAGCACCAGAAAGCGAACGACGGCAAGGACCACGATGGGTCGATCAAGACCGAATCATCCGCTGGTTCGGTGGCGAAGCAGGAAATGATGGACGCGTCATCTTCGCCCGTCCCTTCACTATCGCACCATCAGCAGCGACAGCCGTCCCAGCAGTCGAACAGCTCCCCGTCATCCGCCACTGGCGGCAGCTCCGATAAGCAATCGTTCGATAGTCTGTTTGGCTATCAGGATCAGACACCGATGGCCAGTCCGGTACAAAGCATGGAAAGTAgcagtggcggcggtggcgctGGTGGTTCCGGTGGTGCCCCAACAACGCACCACCACGACAATCTACCGTTCTTCAACGAAACGCTCGATTTGTCGCAGGAAGATATACAGAAGACGCTGAGCGCCAACATGCCGCTCGGGGGGCATGTCGCCGGCCACGACACTGCGCCGACCGATGACGCCATGAACGGGGAGATCAATCCGATGGACTTTATCGAGAACTGTGGCGATAATCACGGCACGGTCGATGACGATGTGTTTGTGAATCTGGACGCGTTCGATATGCTGGTAGAGTTCCCCGAGCTGGAGCTGGATGCGAAGAGCGAGTTCCTGCGCTCGGATGACGGGACGGACGACACTGCCGGTGGGGCGGGCGATCTCGCCGGTGACAGTGGCAGTGAGCTCGGCCAGTACAAGCATCAGGTACAGAGTGcatcgcagcagcaacagtcatCGCAGCCGCTGCCGAACGCGTCCACCATAACGGACTTTAGCCCGGAATGGGCGTACCCGGAGGGTGGCATCAAGGTGCTGGTGACCGGGCCGTGGAGTGCCAGCTCCGCCTATACAGTATTATTCGACTCGTTCCCGGTGCCGACCACGCTCGTGCAGGACGGTGTGCTGCGGTGCTACTGCCCGGCGCACGAGGTCGGCATCGTGACGCTGCAGGTCGCCTGTGATGGTTTTGTGATATCCAATGCGGTCAACTTTGAGTACAAATCTCCGCCAAAGTTCGAGACGAAGTGCGAGGGCAACGGGAACGATATGCTGTACAAGTTCAATCTGCTCAACCGGCTGGAGTCGATCGACGAGAAGCTGCAGATAAAGGTTGAGCCGGGAGAGCTG CCGGAGGATACGCTCCTCTTCAAGCAGAATAACTTTGAGGATCGACTTGTGAACTACTGTGAAACGCTTACCGCTAAAATGTGGCGCTCTGTAACACCTGGTCCGTTCATCGATAAACACCAGGGCATGACGCTGTTACATCTGGCGGCAGCTCTCGGATATGCCAAGCTGGTACGCACGATGCTTACCTGGAAGGCTGAGAACTCCAATGTCATACTGGAGGCTGAAATCGATGCCCTCAGCCAGGACAAGGACGGTTACACGCCGCTG ACACTGGCCTGCGCCCGGGGCCACACCGAGACGGCGATCATACTGTACAAGTGGAACCAGAACGCGCTGAACGTGCGCAACAACGCGCAGAAGGGCCCGGTCGAGGTGGCGCGCGACTACGGCCACGGTGAGCTGGCCCGCGAGCTCGAGCGGCAGGAGAAGGAGCGGctcagccagcagcagcgcacacCAACCAGTGCTTCCATTCCGACGCTTGCCTCCATCACGTCGTCGACGACGGCTTCTTCCGGCACGCATTCCTCCGCTTCCTCCGCTTCGCCAAACGCATTGCCAACCAGCTGCTCGAACCACTCTTCCAGCGCCTCCTCACCGTCGGCCTCGCCGGCCCAAGCGTCCCAGGATCTGCTCAGCAATCTGAACGAAAGCAATAGTAGCAGTAGCAATGgtagcaacaccagcagcaacagtagtaCAGCTGACTGTAAAGCCCCGGACGGTAATAACAACCTGCAGTCGGGTGGTATGAGCAGTGATCTGCACTCGCTGACGAACGATGCATCCGGGACGATGCACAACTTCCTGAACCTGAACCAAATCTTCAGCTACGGCGAGGGCCTGCACGGGGCGAACAGCGATAGCTGCAGCAACGACAACTTCGGTCTGGTGGCGGCCTTCAATCCGTCCCTCTCGCCGACGGGTCTTTCGCCGTACAGCGAGATGAAGGGTTCCTGCTCGTCCACCGGGTCGCAGGGCGGCGGTGGGCTACACTACGGGCTGGAGAACACCAACTCCAATCCGATGCTCTCGAACGCACTGTCACCGAACTCGGACAGCAACCGCAGCCATGACGGTGTGTTCTTGCGGCCCGGTGCCGTCTACTCGAG TCAAAGCCCACCGGGTGCGCGGCTCTCCAAGCGCTCGTCGATCGACAGTGGCATCAATATGGACAACCGTTCGGTGGCGCTCAGCCGCACCGGGAAAGCGTTCCGCGAGGCACAGCGCACAAACCGGATGGATCGAAGCATGTCGCTTCCGctcgcatctggcggcggtggtggtggtggtggacagCCCAGTGGCAAGAATCAACCCGGCACACCGTCCAGCACGGCCGGGGGCGATCGTGAGACGGACAGCTTCTCGCTATCTCTAAGCGAACGCACCACGGAGTCGCCGTCGCAGGTTTCGAGCAATGTTTCGTTGCTGTCACCGTTGCGCAAGATGGACTTTGCACTGT GTGAGGTTTCGGCTACGGAAACCAGCCCGATGTGCGAAGACGCCGACTCGTTGCAGGAGGACGACTGTCACCATCAGCTGCCTGACAGTATGGATATGGGTCCGGGGACGAGTGGGAACGGTGCCGGTGCCGTGACGAATGCCGTAG GGGATTCCGATGCAAAGGTGCTTACACTTGCCGAACAGATCATAGCCGCAATGCCAGAGCGTATCAAG AACGAATCGGAAGAAACCATGTACCTTGGCAGTCCGCTGCCGGACTCCCTGAACGAGGATACGGCCGGTATGGGCATACTGAACGACACCTTCATGGAACCGTTGCTCGATTCGCTCCCTTCGTCGCAGTTCGATCAGGAGTTCAATTTCGAGTTCAGTGATCATAACTACCG CTACCATGACGTTGGTACACCCTGCTCAAGCCTCAGCCCGGCATCGTCCGGTCCGCTACAGTCTCCTGCCAGCTATTCGATCCCGCAAGATCATCCCGTCGGCTCGCCGAGTCCACCTCCAACTACGCAGGATTTCACCGAGTTTCTCCAATCATCGAACGCAACTGTACGGCCGTTTGAAGCCGATTTCTCTAACCTAAAGCTAAATG ATCGTGAGCAGCGTGAGCTGTACGAGGCGGCcaaatgcatccagaaggcGTACCGATCGTACAAGGGGCGCAAGAGCCGCATGGAGGAGCAGGACAAGGAGCGTACAGCCGCCGTCGTGATACAGAACTACTACCGGCGGTACAAGCAGTACGCGTACTACCGGCAGATGACGCAGGCCGCCCTCGTCATCCAGAACGGCTATCGCTCGTACTGTGAGAACAAGCGGTTCAAAAAGTCACAAACcgcccaacagcagcagcagccggtgaCGAGCAGCGAGGAGGACAAGGCGTCCGCCCAGTGTCTCGAGACGTACTACCAGAACTTCCGCAAcgagcagaagcagcaacaatcgcctcagcagcaacagcagaacaATCAGCCAGGTGGTTCCGGCTCGAAGGAACCGAGTCCGTCGGGTCCCCTGAA ACGAACTTATTCGCAACGAACACAAAATCAGGCCGCTAGGAAGATCCAGCAGTTTATGAGACAATCGAAAAACAA TACTTGGGATGAGCAAATGACTAACTTG GCTACAGAGAGAACGAGCCGAAAAAGAGAGGCTGGTCCACCTACGCAGGGTGGAGTACCTCCAAAGCTTGCAGTGTCACGAACAGCCCGAGGCTCCACCACCTACCAGCGCTCCAAGGTGAACTGA